A window of the Pogona vitticeps strain Pit_001003342236 chromosome 4, PviZW2.1, whole genome shotgun sequence genome harbors these coding sequences:
- the LRRCC1 gene encoding leucine-rich repeat and coiled-coil domain-containing protein 1 isoform X3 — protein MWPVTSSSTEVISSSEPERIKFSDDLRIKKLEDQISHLLEKVSHSSKAGVTLNVHKAKRDTDPTSESDGESGKENRKIAKKSKLPNYRKAVLSARSRTQRSKISERGEEQTCIKSKNQRSQIQKEDNSSPSSEIPSLEIVGKSPKKLDGQKSEMKKLKTLDLDTPEESTYRALIQELDQEREKRWKAEQAEKKARENLKELQGQAKEEKDIQSMAIYTTDRLRELVLREKNAKTKFQVEIQQLKEEVERLSKELKQSKQKEEDQKKALQTLEEALSKVETQRIQQQASEMKQIQAAELKASAAEREVQLLRISLRQQKQKMEQVHELLTLREREHRKELETRVTLNGSEFQEALSKEVAREQQRQENHIKELKEKIEQMNQSYKDLEDEFRIALTIEAKRFAEVKEAFDEVSAELIERKNALVQSQQKEKQSATLIQELTSMVKEQKAKITELVKSKQETTYNLKSQIRMLENMVEDDKEKTIQLELLKQEKSKLILQMTAQESLIDGLRAERKLWSQELAQQGASLAQDRGKLEGRIEVLTSENEAMKKQNERSSDALKIKSKIVEDQTETIRKLKESLQERDEQIRRHREESSEIQKRLQVQLEEKEAQLDDLMENLERQNERKEELKQQFQEKDAELEAVKKSYSALNKKWQDKGGLLTKLEVQVKQMKENFDVKEKQLIEERDKSLQAQRILTEKLHSMDDAFRRQLESTLAAHQAELVRLANEKQQEIVKANEKVYQVEEEMRQLLQETASNKKAMEEKIKRLTIALSDIQQEL, from the exons GTGTCTCATTCTTCAAAAGCTGGTGTCACCCTGAATGTTCACAAAGCAAAAAGAGATACAGATCCGACTTCAGAGAGTGATGGTGAAAGtggaaaagagaacagaaaaatagCTAAAAAAAGCAAGCTCCCTAATTATCGGAAAGCAGTTTTATCTGCCAGGAGCCGTACTCAGAGAAGCAAGATCTCGGAAAG GGGAGAAGAGCAGACTTGCATAAAGTCAAAAAATCAAAGATCTCAGATCCAAAAGGAAGACAATTCAAGTCCATCCTCAGAAATACCAAGCTTGGAGATAGTTGGGAAATCACCGAAAAAACTAGATGGGCagaaaagtgaaatgaaaaaactAAAAACTCTGGATCTTGATACTCCAGAAGAGTCCACCTATAGA gcgCTAATTCAGGAACTagatcaggagagagaaaagagatggaAGGCTGAACAAGCtgaaaagaaagcaagagaaaatctcAAGGAGCTGCAAGgccaagcaaaagaagaaaaggatattCAGAGTATGGCCATATATACTACAGATAG GCTGAGAGAGTTGgttctgagagaaaaaaatgcaaagacAAAATTTCAGGTTGAGATTCAGCAACTGAAAGAGGAAGTTGAAAGACTTAGTAAGGAACTAAAGCagtcaaaacaaaaagaagaggaTCAGAAGAAGGCACTGCAGACTTTAGAGGAAGCACTGTCCAAGGTGGAGACACAAAGGATACAGCAGCAAGCCTCGGAG ATGAAACAGATTCAGGCTGCAGAACTTAAAGCTTCAGCTGCTGAGAGGGAAGTGCAGTTACTTCGGATATCTCTtcggcagcagaaacagaagatgGAACAAGTCCATGAACTTCTTACACTGAGAGAGCGAGAACACAG AAAAGAACTTGAAACTCGTGTTACATTAAATGGCTCAGAATTCCAAGAAGCTCTGTCAAAAGAAGTTGCTAGGGAGCAACAGAGGCAGGAGAACCATATTAAAGAACTGAAGGAGAAAATTGAGCAGATGAATCAAAGTTACAAGGACCTAGAAGATGAGTTTCGTATTGCTTTAACTATAGAAGCCAAAAGATTCGCAGAG GTTAAAGAAGCTTTTGATGAGGTTTCAGCAGAGCTAATTGAGCGTAAGAATGCTCTTGTTCAGTCCCAGCAAAAAGAAAAGCAGTCGGCTACTCTGATCCAAGAGCTGACATCCATGGTGAAAGAACAAAAAGCTAAGATCACAGAATTAGTTAAATCAAAGCAAGAAACAACTTACAATTTGAAA AGTCAAATCCGAATGCTTGAAAATATGGTGGAGGACGATAAAGAGAAGACCATTCAACTTGAGCTTCTTAAGCAAGAAAAATCAAAACTTATTTTACAGATGACAGCCCAAGAGTCTCTAATTGATGGATTAAGAGCAGAAAGGAAACTGTGGAGCCAGGAGCTAGCACAACAGG GAGCTTCTCTTGCTCAAGATCGAGGAAAATTGGAAGGCAGAATAGAAGTTCTTACCAGTGAGAATGAAGCTATGAAAAAACAAAATGAGCGCAGCAGTGATGCACTGAAGATCAAGTCTAAGATAGTAGAGGATCAAACAGAAACAATCAGAAAGTTAAAAGAA TCCTTACAGGAACGAGATGAGCAAATAAGAAGGCATCGCGAAGAAAGTTCTGAAATCCAAAAGAGACTTCAAGTTCAGCTAGAGGAAAAAGAGGCACAGCTAGATGACCTGATGGAAAATTTAGAAAGGCAAAATGAGAGAAAAGAGGAACTCAAACAACAGTTTCAAGAGAAAGATGCAGAGCTTGAAGCTGTCAAGAAGTCTTACAG TGCACTGAATAAGAAGTGGCAAGATAAAGGGGGATTGTTGACCAAGCTGGAAGTGCAGGtgaaacaaatgaaagaaaattttGATGTCAAAGAGAAGCAACTGATTGAAGAAAGAGATAAAAGTCTTCAGGCTCAGAG GATACTCACAGAAAAGCTACATTCTATGGATGATGCTTTCCGGAGGCAACTGGAATCAACACTAGCGGCACATCAAGCAGAATTGGTCCGGCTAGCAAATGAAAAGCAACAAGAAATTGTGAAAGCAAATGAAAAG GTTTATCAGGTTGAAGAAGAAATGCGTCAGTTACTACAGGAAACTGCAAGTAATAAGAAAGCTATGGAAGAGAAAATTAAACGACTTACCATTGCTTTGAGTGATATTCAGCAGGAACTTTGA